In the Campylobacter showae genome, one interval contains:
- a CDS encoding HAD family hydrolase has protein sequence MKKTILFDLDGTLIDSTPAILDGFGAAFRAHGEPDPKPEAVKALVGHPLDVMFAGLGAPTQLMPDYIAAYKARYEQIFLEQTSLLDGAAGALALASEVADVGVVTTKTSKFSVILLEHLGVMRFIKTVIGRDDVVNPKPDPEPINRALERLGNTSAQDKANAFMIGDTTMDLEAAKRAGIAGVGLVCGYGNEADLRGHSNLIFKNAFEAVKFIAGR, from the coding sequence ATGAAAAAAACCATACTTTTTGACCTAGACGGTACGCTTATCGACTCGACGCCTGCGATCCTTGATGGATTTGGCGCGGCGTTTCGTGCTCACGGCGAGCCTGATCCAAAGCCCGAAGCGGTCAAGGCTCTAGTCGGCCATCCTCTTGACGTCATGTTTGCCGGACTTGGCGCGCCGACGCAGCTAATGCCTGATTATATCGCCGCGTATAAGGCACGTTATGAGCAGATTTTTTTGGAGCAAACATCGTTGCTTGATGGCGCGGCGGGCGCGTTGGCGCTTGCTAGCGAGGTTGCGGACGTGGGCGTCGTGACGACGAAAACGTCGAAATTTTCGGTCATTTTGCTTGAGCACTTGGGCGTTATGAGATTTATCAAAACCGTGATCGGCAGAGACGACGTCGTAAATCCGAAGCCCGACCCTGAGCCCATAAATAGGGCTCTTGAGCGCCTAGGCAACACAAGCGCGCAAGATAAGGCGAACGCCTTTATGATCGGCGATACGACGATGGATCTGGAGGCAGCGAAGCGTGCGGGCATCGCTGGCGTCGGGCTAGTTTGCGGCTATGGCAATGAGGCTGATTTGCGCGGGCACTCAAATTTGATCTTTAAAAACGCATTCGAGGCGGTTAAATTTATAGCGGGTAGATGA
- a CDS encoding mechanosensitive ion channel family protein, whose product MDEIKFELIWSLISSYSLKILGSITILLIGKWLVAKISNLISKLIISSRLDETLSNFLLNIIKTLLMAFVIIAAIANLGVETSMFVAALGAIGLAIGMAFKDTFSNIGAGFLIIFFRPFKLKDHIEVAGVQGAVKEINMFSTVLRTTDHKTIIIPNGRIISSNIINFSKEGTRRVELVFSIDYKDDLKLAKEIILNLADKNKKILKEPKPFVGVGSLGENSVNLTARFWCASSDFSDVQFAILESVKLAFDAKGISIPSP is encoded by the coding sequence ATGGACGAGATTAAATTCGAACTTATTTGGTCGTTAATCTCGTCCTATTCTTTAAAAATTTTAGGCTCTATCACCATATTGCTTATCGGCAAATGGCTAGTAGCTAAAATCTCAAATCTTATATCAAAATTAATCATTTCCTCTCGACTTGACGAAACTCTTTCGAATTTTTTGCTAAATATCATCAAAACGCTTCTTATGGCTTTCGTAATCATAGCTGCGATTGCAAATTTGGGCGTCGAGACGTCTATGTTCGTTGCTGCGCTAGGTGCCATCGGTCTTGCTATCGGTATGGCGTTTAAGGATACTTTTTCAAACATCGGCGCAGGATTTTTGATAATATTTTTTAGGCCGTTTAAACTCAAAGACCACATCGAAGTCGCAGGCGTGCAAGGCGCGGTCAAAGAAATCAATATGTTTAGCACTGTTTTGCGTACGACCGATCACAAAACCATCATTATCCCAAACGGACGTATCATAAGTAGCAATATAATAAACTTCTCAAAAGAGGGCACTAGGCGGGTTGAGCTCGTATTCTCCATAGATTATAAAGACGATTTAAAGCTTGCAAAAGAGATTATTTTAAACCTAGCTGACAAAAACAAAAAGATCCTAAAAGAGCCAAAGCCATTCGTCGGCGTCGGAAGTTTGGGTGAAAATAGCGTAAATTTGACCGCTAGATTTTGGTGCGCGAGCAGTGATTTTTCGGATGTGCAGTTTGCTATTCTAGAAAGCGTCAAGCTCGCATTTGACGCTAAAGGCATCTCTATACCGTCGCCGTAG
- the rpsI gene encoding 30S ribosomal protein S9: MAKVYATGKRKTAVAKVWLKPGSGKILVNGLDLNTWLGGHEAIKLKVVQPLLLTKQESSVDVTATTLGGGYSAQADALRHGISRALALFDADFRATLKPKGLLTRDSRVVERKKFGRRKARRSPQFSKR, translated from the coding sequence ATGGCGAAAGTTTATGCAACCGGTAAAAGAAAAACTGCCGTAGCAAAAGTCTGGCTAAAACCGGGCAGCGGTAAAATTTTAGTAAACGGACTTGATCTAAACACTTGGCTGGGCGGACACGAGGCTATTAAGCTAAAAGTAGTTCAGCCTTTGCTTTTAACAAAACAAGAGAGTTCCGTAGACGTAACCGCAACGACTCTAGGCGGCGGATACTCTGCTCAGGCTGATGCGCTAAGGCACGGCATTTCAAGAGCATTGGCTCTATTTGACGCCGACTTTAGAGCAACACTAAAACCAAAAGGCCTACTAACTCGCGACTCACGCGTCGTTGAGCGTAAGAAATTCGGTAGAAGAAAAGCTAGAAGAAGCCCGCAATTCTCTAAACGCTAA
- a CDS encoding OmpA family protein: MKKIAIALVAATALFAADSAYKYELTPTIGGVHPEGNLGMNDQAAIGLRLGRNLENFFINQVELGFSHADKVREYGVKGKATRYFVNAIKDFGITDNLSLYGLLGAGYEDVSKRFVKNDDGGFGQYGLGLRYQITDNFALRAEAVDAIKFNHGDHNLFYTLGFAVGFAPKNAPVVAEAPKVEPAPAPVSLDDDNDGVLNDVDQCPNTPAGVVVDETGCEKVIVLRDIGVNFAFDSYKITPKYLEEIKKVANFMGENPGYRVVLSGHTDSVGAEAYNQKLSEKRANAVAKALEELGVSADKITSIGYGELKPIASNKTKEGRAENRRVEARFNK; encoded by the coding sequence ATGAAAAAGATTGCTATTGCTTTAGTTGCTGCTACAGCTCTTTTTGCTGCTGATTCAGCTTACAAATATGAATTAACTCCAACCATCGGCGGAGTTCATCCTGAGGGTAACCTTGGAATGAACGATCAAGCTGCTATCGGTTTAAGACTTGGTAGAAACCTTGAGAATTTCTTCATCAACCAAGTAGAGCTAGGTTTTAGCCATGCAGATAAGGTTAGAGAGTACGGCGTAAAAGGCAAAGCTACTAGATATTTCGTAAATGCCATCAAAGATTTCGGTATCACTGACAATCTTTCACTTTATGGATTACTAGGTGCTGGATATGAGGATGTTTCAAAAAGATTCGTTAAAAATGACGACGGCGGCTTCGGTCAATACGGTCTTGGTTTAAGATACCAAATCACCGACAACTTTGCGTTGCGTGCTGAAGCTGTTGATGCTATCAAATTTAACCACGGAGATCACAATCTATTCTATACTCTAGGTTTTGCAGTAGGTTTTGCTCCTAAAAACGCTCCTGTAGTTGCAGAAGCTCCAAAAGTTGAGCCTGCTCCTGCTCCTGTTAGCCTTGACGATGACAATGACGGCGTTTTAAACGATGTCGATCAATGCCCAAATACACCGGCAGGCGTAGTGGTTGACGAGACTGGATGCGAGAAGGTTATCGTTCTTAGAGATATCGGCGTAAACTTCGCATTCGATAGCTACAAAATAACTCCAAAATATCTTGAGGAGATCAAAAAAGTAGCTAACTTTATGGGTGAAAATCCAGGTTACCGCGTAGTTCTAAGCGGACATACAGATAGCGTAGGCGCTGAGGCTTACAACCAAAAACTATCTGAAAAAAGAGCAAACGCAGTTGCTAAAGCTCTTGAAGAGCTTGGCGTAAGCGCAGACAAGATCACATCTATCGGATATGGCGAGCTTAAACCTATCGCTTCAAACAAAACAAAAGAAGGACGCGCTGAAAATAGACGCGTTGAAGCTAGATTTAACAAATAA
- the rplM gene encoding 50S ribosomal protein L13 — protein MTKITKPNEVEREWIVLDAAGKRFGRLLTEVATLLRGKHKPNFTPNVDCGDYVIIINASKAEFTGNNKAEQKLYHRHSGYFGSTKSEKFGELLADKPEKLFKLAVRGMLPKTKLGREMIKKLKVYAGSEHPHTAQIAKKEGK, from the coding sequence ATGACGAAAATAACAAAACCAAACGAAGTGGAGCGCGAGTGGATCGTGCTTGACGCGGCAGGCAAGCGTTTTGGTAGATTGCTAACCGAGGTAGCTACGCTGCTTCGCGGTAAGCATAAACCAAATTTCACTCCGAATGTCGATTGCGGCGATTACGTTATCATAATCAACGCTTCTAAAGCCGAATTTACGGGCAACAATAAAGCTGAGCAAAAGCTTTATCACCGCCATTCAGGGTATTTCGGTAGCACGAAGAGCGAGAAATTCGGCGAGCTTTTAGCTGACAAACCTGAAAAACTGTTCAAGCTAGCCGTTCGCGGAATGCTTCCAAAAACAAAACTCGGCAGAGAGATGATAAAAAAACTAAAAGTTTACGCCGGCAGCGAGCATCCGCATACGGCTCAAATAGCTAAAAAAGAAGGAAAATAA